One Prosthecodimorpha staleyi DNA window includes the following coding sequences:
- a CDS encoding arginyltransferase produces MTQHPVDAPQFYLTAPASCPYLAGRQERKVFTHLVGERAAQLNDVLTQGGFRRSQNIAYRPACEACRACVSVRIAVEEFDWLKSFKRTMRTNEDLFGAEQPAAPTSEQYSLFRRYLDARHGDGGMADMTVLDYAMMIEDTHVDTMVVEYRRRGIDTAVTGRGTGPLLGTALTDILSDGLSMVYSFYDPEPGWRGLGTYMILDHVRRAIAHGLQYVYLGYWVAGSRKMDYKRRFQPLEYLSPQGWNRKPE; encoded by the coding sequence ATGACGCAGCATCCCGTCGACGCCCCGCAATTCTACCTGACCGCGCCCGCGAGCTGCCCCTATCTGGCCGGCCGCCAGGAGCGCAAGGTGTTCACCCATCTGGTGGGCGAGCGGGCCGCGCAGCTCAACGATGTGCTGACTCAGGGCGGGTTCCGGCGCAGCCAGAACATCGCCTATCGGCCGGCCTGCGAGGCCTGCCGCGCCTGCGTCTCCGTACGCATCGCGGTCGAAGAATTCGATTGGCTGAAGAGCTTCAAGCGCACCATGCGCACCAACGAGGACCTGTTCGGCGCCGAGCAGCCCGCCGCGCCGACATCTGAGCAGTATTCCCTGTTCCGCCGCTATCTCGACGCGCGCCACGGCGACGGCGGCATGGCCGACATGACCGTGCTCGACTATGCGATGATGATCGAGGACACCCATGTCGATACCATGGTGGTCGAGTATCGCCGGCGCGGCATCGACACCGCCGTCACGGGACGTGGCACGGGACCGCTGCTTGGCACGGCCCTGACCGACATCCTCTCCGACGGCCTGTCGATGGTCTATTCGTTCTACGATCCCGAACCCGGCTGGCGCGGCCTCGGTACCTACATGATCCTCGACCATGTCCGCCGTGCCATCGCCCACGGCCTGCAATATGTCTATCTCGGCTATTGGGTCGCCGGCTCGCGCAAGATGGACTACAAGCGCCGCTTCCAACCGCTTGAATATCTGAGCCCGCAGGGCTGGAATCGGAAGCCCGAATAG
- a CDS encoding DUF2938 domain-containing protein has protein sequence MQDFVVRALVMGVFATAVLDLWALLLNRLFGFGLPNWAMVGRWFAHLPRGRFVHADIAAAPGFANELAIGWIMHYVVGIAFAAATLLLAGPGFAKAPTPFWPLVVGWATILCGWLILQPGMGGGIAASKRPNRTQIRLLNILGHTVFGLALWAAALALAR, from the coding sequence ATGCAAGATTTCGTCGTCCGCGCCCTGGTCATGGGCGTCTTCGCCACGGCCGTGCTCGATCTCTGGGCCCTGCTCCTGAACCGACTGTTCGGCTTCGGCCTGCCCAACTGGGCGATGGTCGGGCGCTGGTTCGCGCATCTGCCGCGCGGGCGCTTCGTGCATGCCGACATCGCCGCCGCACCCGGCTTCGCCAACGAGCTGGCGATCGGCTGGATCATGCACTACGTGGTCGGCATCGCCTTTGCGGCGGCGACACTCCTGCTGGCCGGCCCGGGCTTCGCCAAGGCACCGACCCCGTTCTGGCCGCTTGTCGTCGGCTGGGCGACGATACTGTGCGGCTGGCTGATCCTGCAGCCCGGCATGGGCGGCGGCATCGCCGCCTCGAAGCGGCCAAACCGGACCCAGATCCGGCTCCTCAACATCCTCGGCCACACCGTGTTCGGCCTCGCCCTGTGGGCGGCAGCGCTGGCGCTGGCGCGCTAG
- a CDS encoding enoyl-CoA hydratase/isomerase family protein has protein sequence MTDVTDTAPTDLAIERRGKAGFIRLDRPQALNALTHGMVLGIRATLDAWRDDPAVAHVVFTAAGEKAFSAGGDIRHIYDLGRAGDPTQIEFFRDEYRLNALIRAYPKPITALIDGIVMGGGVGIAVNGRYRVGSEKTAFAMPEVGIGFFPDVGGTYILPRCPGRLGTWLALTGGRLRQADARFAGILTHCVPRARLAELAADLAEVADPLPLLNAFDGDPGPAPIAALMPEIDRIFARPTVGEILAALDASPGDWAAATARDIRSKSPTSLEIALRQMQMGAARDFEDCMRLEFRIVSRILKGDDFYEGVRAVIIDKDNAPRWRPADPEEIDSVDIEAHFVAPAGGDLTFG, from the coding sequence ATGACCGACGTGACCGATACCGCCCCGACCGATCTCGCCATTGAACGACGCGGCAAGGCCGGCTTCATCCGGCTCGACCGCCCGCAAGCCCTCAACGCGCTGACCCACGGCATGGTCCTGGGGATCCGCGCGACGCTCGACGCCTGGCGCGACGATCCGGCCGTCGCCCATGTGGTCTTCACCGCGGCCGGCGAGAAGGCCTTCTCGGCCGGTGGCGACATCCGCCACATCTACGATCTCGGCCGGGCCGGCGATCCGACCCAGATCGAGTTCTTCCGCGACGAATACCGGCTGAACGCGCTGATCCGGGCCTATCCGAAGCCGATCACCGCCTTGATCGACGGCATCGTGATGGGCGGCGGCGTCGGCATCGCGGTCAACGGGCGCTACCGGGTCGGCAGCGAGAAGACTGCCTTCGCCATGCCGGAGGTCGGCATCGGCTTCTTCCCCGATGTCGGCGGCACCTACATCCTGCCGCGCTGCCCGGGCCGTCTCGGCACCTGGCTGGCCCTGACCGGCGGCCGGCTGCGCCAGGCCGACGCCCGCTTCGCCGGCATCCTGACCCATTGCGTGCCGCGGGCGCGGCTGGCCGAACTCGCCGCCGATCTGGCCGAGGTGGCCGATCCTCTGCCGCTGCTGAACGCCTTCGACGGCGATCCCGGACCGGCGCCTATCGCCGCCCTGATGCCCGAGATCGACCGCATCTTCGCCCGGCCGACGGTCGGCGAAATCCTGGCCGCGCTGGACGCCAGCCCGGGCGACTGGGCCGCCGCGACGGCGCGCGACATCCGTTCCAAGTCGCCGACCTCGCTGGAAATCGCGCTGCGCCAGATGCAGATGGGCGCCGCGCGCGATTTCGAGGACTGCATGCGCCTCGAATTCCGCATCGTTTCGCGCATTCTGAAGGGCGACGACTTCTACGAGGGCGTCCGCGCGGTGATCATCGACAAGGACAACGCGCCGCGCTGGCGGCCGGCCGATCCGGAAGAGATCGACAGCGTCGACATCGAGGCCCATTTCGTTGCCCCCGCGGGGGGCGACCTGACATTCGGATAG
- a CDS encoding branched-chain amino acid ABC transporter permease, translating into MTIGGFAVRAAFVLVLPVWIGVAACADLEAVQRRTCESLLPVIEPAGTRITIQKTEPDPRRAGNVRVRYHAERPDPDATSPDPADAAITCAFGGTGFEAGKAELIGLETPDGVFSDIRLQMLKRFWLSDLGSVSEAMRQVEWAPEARPAGLLAVSGEHGFLLQQLVNAGAPAALYALLALAYSLVYGLLGRINLAFGDLAMLGAYATVLGIAGGLTLGAGAPGLLLPLALLFAISVTAAWSGAIGLGIFRPLAARGAQPLLVATIGVSLALQEFVGRVQGVKERWLPPILNEPHLLFGGAYEVVVTTMQMLVVVGVSAAILLVLAGMRRSRFGRDWRAMADDAAMAALLGVDRDRTLTATFQLAGALAAVAGLVITTLYGGTSFHMGTIIGLKALVAAIVGGIGSLPGAALGGLLIGLAETLWSAYHPIVWRDAVIMILLVVFLILRPEGLFGTRSALEEKSARP; encoded by the coding sequence GTGACTATCGGCGGTTTCGCGGTCCGGGCCGCCTTCGTCCTGGTCCTGCCGGTATGGATTGGAGTGGCGGCCTGCGCCGATCTCGAAGCGGTGCAGCGGCGGACCTGCGAAAGCTTGCTGCCGGTGATCGAACCGGCCGGCACCCGCATCACCATCCAGAAGACTGAACCCGATCCGCGCCGCGCCGGCAACGTACGGGTTCGCTATCATGCCGAGCGCCCCGACCCGGACGCGACCTCGCCCGATCCGGCCGACGCCGCCATCACCTGCGCCTTCGGCGGCACCGGCTTCGAGGCGGGCAAGGCTGAACTGATCGGCCTGGAGACGCCGGACGGCGTCTTCTCCGACATTCGCCTGCAGATGTTGAAACGTTTCTGGCTGTCCGACCTTGGCTCCGTCTCCGAGGCCATGCGCCAGGTCGAATGGGCACCCGAGGCGCGGCCGGCCGGTCTGCTGGCGGTCTCGGGCGAGCACGGCTTCCTCCTGCAGCAACTGGTCAATGCCGGCGCACCCGCGGCGCTCTATGCGCTGCTGGCGCTGGCCTATTCCCTGGTCTACGGCCTCCTCGGCCGGATCAATCTCGCCTTCGGCGACCTCGCCATGCTGGGTGCCTACGCGACCGTGCTCGGCATCGCCGGCGGGCTGACGCTCGGCGCCGGCGCCCCGGGCCTGCTCCTGCCGCTCGCGCTCCTGTTCGCGATATCCGTCACAGCGGCCTGGAGCGGCGCGATCGGGCTCGGCATCTTCCGCCCGCTGGCCGCGCGCGGCGCACAGCCGCTGCTGGTGGCGACGATCGGCGTGTCGCTGGCGCTGCAGGAATTCGTCGGCCGCGTCCAGGGCGTCAAGGAACGCTGGCTGCCGCCGATCCTCAACGAACCGCATCTCCTGTTCGGCGGCGCCTATGAGGTGGTGGTCACCACCATGCAGATGCTGGTCGTCGTCGGCGTTTCGGCCGCAATCCTGCTGGTGCTGGCCGGCATGCGCCGGTCGCGATTCGGACGCGACTGGCGGGCCATGGCCGACGATGCGGCCATGGCGGCCCTGCTCGGCGTCGATCGGGACCGGACGCTGACCGCCACCTTCCAGCTTGCCGGCGCGCTTGCGGCCGTCGCCGGCCTGGTCATCACCACGCTCTACGGCGGAACCAGCTTTCACATGGGCACGATCATCGGCCTCAAGGCCCTGGTCGCCGCGATCGTCGGCGGCATCGGCTCGCTGCCCGGCGCCGCCCTCGGCGGCCTGCTGATCGGCCTCGCCGAGACGCTCTGGTCGGCCTACCATCCGATCGTCTGGCGCGACGCGGTGATCATGATCCTGCTGGTCGTGTTCCTGATCCTCCGCCCGGAGGGCCTGTTCGGCACCCGCTCGGCGCTCGAGGAGAAGAGCGCGCGGCCGTGA
- a CDS encoding acyl-CoA dehydrogenase family protein yields the protein MDFAFSEETGAIRDMAADFAGAEMAPHADRWDEGSIFPVETLRKAAALGFGGIYIRDDVGGSGLGRLEAAVIFEELARACPSTTAYISIHNMAAWMIDRFGGEELRHRLVPGLASMAQFASYCLTEPNAGSDAASLRTRAVLDGDHYVVTGSKAFISGGGASDLYVTMVRTGGEGPRGITCLAIPKDTPGVSFGAQEKKLGWKSQPTAMVNFDGARVPVANRVGAEGEGFRIAMAGLDGGRINIAACSLGGAQECLDRALRYVKERSQFGRKLAEFQALQFRLADMATELEAARLMVHKAAVLLDAKDPAATRQAAMAKRFATDVGFEVVNQALQLHGGYGYLRDYGIERYLRDLRVHQILEGTNEIMRLIVARDLIGR from the coding sequence TTGGACTTCGCCTTTTCCGAAGAGACCGGCGCCATAAGGGACATGGCGGCCGACTTCGCCGGTGCCGAGATGGCGCCGCATGCTGACCGCTGGGACGAGGGCTCGATCTTCCCCGTCGAGACCCTGCGCAAGGCGGCCGCGCTCGGCTTTGGCGGCATCTATATCCGCGACGATGTCGGCGGGTCCGGGCTCGGGCGGCTCGAGGCGGCGGTGATCTTCGAGGAGCTGGCGCGCGCCTGCCCGTCGACCACGGCCTATATCTCGATCCACAACATGGCCGCCTGGATGATCGATCGCTTCGGCGGCGAGGAGCTGCGCCACCGGTTGGTACCGGGGCTCGCCAGCATGGCGCAGTTCGCCAGCTACTGCCTGACCGAACCCAATGCCGGCTCGGACGCCGCCTCCCTGCGCACCCGCGCGGTGCTCGACGGTGACCACTATGTGGTCACCGGCTCGAAGGCCTTCATCTCCGGCGGCGGCGCGTCCGATCTCTACGTGACGATGGTGCGCACCGGCGGCGAGGGGCCGCGCGGCATCACCTGCCTGGCGATCCCCAAGGACACGCCCGGGGTCTCCTTCGGGGCGCAGGAGAAGAAGCTCGGCTGGAAGTCGCAGCCGACCGCGATGGTCAATTTCGACGGCGCGCGCGTGCCGGTCGCCAACCGGGTCGGCGCGGAGGGCGAGGGCTTCCGCATCGCCATGGCGGGGCTCGACGGCGGCCGCATCAACATCGCCGCCTGCTCGCTCGGCGGCGCACAGGAATGCCTCGACCGGGCTTTGCGCTATGTGAAGGAGCGCAGCCAGTTCGGCCGCAAGCTGGCCGAGTTCCAGGCCCTGCAGTTCCGCCTCGCCGACATGGCGACCGAACTGGAGGCGGCGCGGCTGATGGTCCACAAGGCGGCCGTGCTGCTCGACGCCAAGGATCCGGCCGCGACCCGGCAGGCCGCGATGGCCAAGCGCTTCGCCACCGATGTCGGCTTCGAGGTGGTCAACCAGGCCCTGCAGCTCCATGGCGGCTACGGCTACCTTCGCGACTACGGTATCGAGCGCTACCTGCGCGACCTGCGCGTCCACCAGATTCTGGAGGGCACCAACGAGATCATGCGCCTGATCGTGGCGCGTGACCTGATTGGACGCTAG
- a CDS encoding type II toxin-antitoxin system ParD family antitoxin produces MANVEKISVALTPEMVAAVRQVVESGEYASTSEVMREALREWQGRRRHRAEAVAELGRLWDAGLASGEATDGEAAFARIRQVLEAKRASRDV; encoded by the coding sequence ATGGCCAATGTCGAGAAGATCAGCGTGGCGCTGACCCCCGAGATGGTCGCGGCCGTCCGGCAGGTCGTCGAATCCGGCGAATATGCCTCCACCAGCGAGGTGATGCGGGAAGCCCTGCGCGAGTGGCAGGGGCGCCGCAGGCACCGCGCGGAAGCCGTCGCCGAACTGGGCCGCCTGTGGGACGCGGGGCTCGCCAGCGGCGAGGCGACCGATGGCGAGGCGGCATTCGCCCGCATCCGGCAGGTGCTCGAGGCGAAGCGCGCATCCCGGGATGTCTGA
- a CDS encoding type II toxin-antitoxin system RelE/ParE family toxin has translation MAFRLTPQAETDIEAVVLFIAQDNAAAALRWYDEILRHCRNLGDMPGLGIARPDIRPELRTFPAGRYLILYRVAGQDAEIVRVVHGARQWQDLLDP, from the coding sequence ATGGCGTTCCGGCTGACACCCCAGGCCGAGACCGACATCGAGGCGGTCGTCCTTTTCATCGCCCAGGACAACGCCGCCGCGGCGCTGCGCTGGTACGACGAGATCCTCAGACATTGCCGCAATCTCGGCGACATGCCGGGCCTCGGCATCGCCCGTCCGGACATCCGACCCGAATTGCGGACCTTTCCGGCCGGCCGGTATCTGATCCTCTATCGCGTGGCCGGCCAGGATGCCGAGATCGTGCGCGTCGTCCACGGCGCCCGGCAATGGCAGGACCTGCTCGACCCTTGA
- a CDS encoding threonine ammonia-lyase, with product MHRPTLEDIQDAQRLIEGAVMRTPYLPAPRLSDLTGARVSVKYENLQVTNAFKERGALVKLLSLTADERRRGVIAMSAGNHAQAVAYHATRLGIPSTIVMPKTTPHVKVTATRGFGARVVLKGETVADAQVEAERIAAETGVVWVHPYDDFDVVRGQGTIALEILADDPDIDILVVPVGGGGLVSGMAIAAKALKPSIEIVGVETQLYPAMWCALKGLPIKVGGTTLAEGIAVRNVGALTLDICRDLLDEVVLVDEVHIERAVNAYLTLQKTMAEGAAGAGLAALMTTPERFQGRNVGLVLCGGNIDPRILASIMVRELAREERIVGIRLIIPDRPGVLGEIATIIGDMGGNILAVEHHRTILKVPAKGATLDVAFETRDGGHANEIIAALESRAFVVERREAPDEF from the coding sequence ATGCATCGCCCCACACTCGAAGACATCCAGGATGCCCAGCGGCTGATCGAGGGGGCGGTGATGCGCACCCCCTATCTACCGGCACCGCGGCTCTCCGACCTGACCGGCGCCCGGGTCTCGGTCAAATACGAGAACCTGCAGGTCACCAATGCCTTCAAGGAGCGCGGCGCGCTGGTCAAGCTCCTGTCGCTGACCGCGGATGAGCGCCGGCGCGGGGTCATCGCCATGTCGGCCGGCAACCATGCCCAGGCGGTCGCCTATCACGCGACCCGGCTCGGCATCCCGTCGACCATCGTGATGCCGAAGACCACCCCGCATGTGAAGGTGACGGCGACGCGCGGCTTCGGCGCCCGGGTGGTGCTGAAGGGCGAGACGGTCGCCGACGCGCAGGTCGAGGCCGAGAGGATCGCGGCCGAGACCGGGGTCGTCTGGGTTCACCCCTATGACGATTTCGATGTCGTGCGCGGACAAGGCACGATCGCGCTCGAAATACTGGCCGACGATCCGGATATCGACATCCTGGTGGTGCCGGTCGGCGGCGGCGGACTGGTCTCCGGCATGGCGATCGCCGCCAAGGCGCTGAAGCCGTCGATCGAGATCGTCGGCGTCGAAACCCAGCTCTATCCGGCCATGTGGTGCGCCTTGAAGGGACTGCCGATCAAGGTCGGCGGCACGACGCTCGCCGAGGGCATCGCGGTGCGCAATGTCGGCGCGCTGACGCTCGACATCTGCCGCGACCTGCTCGACGAAGTCGTGCTGGTCGACGAGGTCCATATCGAGCGGGCCGTGAACGCCTATCTGACGCTGCAGAAGACCATGGCGGAGGGGGCGGCGGGCGCCGGCCTCGCCGCGCTGATGACGACGCCGGAGCGGTTCCAGGGCCGCAATGTCGGGCTTGTCCTGTGCGGCGGCAACATCGACCCGCGCATCCTGGCCTCGATCATGGTCCGCGAACTCGCCCGCGAGGAGCGGATCGTCGGCATCCGGCTGATCATCCCGGACCGGCCGGGCGTGCTCGGCGAGATCGCCACGATCATCGGCGACATGGGCGGCAACATCCTGGCGGTGGAGCACCACCGCACCATCCTGAAGGTGCCGGCCAAGGGCGCGACGCTCGATGTCGCCTTCGAAACCCGCGACGGCGGCCACGCCAACGAGATCATCGCGGCGCTCGAATCGCGCGCCTTCGTGGTCGAGCGGCGCGAGGCCCCCGACGAATTCTGA
- the hemB gene encoding porphobilinogen synthase, which translates to MNYEQPRRTAVDMEPILAGRRMRRNRRTDWSRRLVRETHLTVDDLIWPIFVVDGEGRRDAVASMPGVFRHSVDLAVAEAEKAARLGIPVLALFPYTDPDLRDENGSEALNPENLVCRALRAIKAAVPSIGLMTDVALDPYTSHGHDGLLAGDTILNDETVAQLVHQSIVQAEAGADIIGPSDMMDGRIGAIRAGLDRAGHMDVQIMAYTAKYASAFYGPFRDAVGTNKTLRGDKRTYQMDPGNSDEAIREAELDLAEGADMIMVKPGMPYLDIVRRLSETFAVPTFAYQVSGEYAMIHAAAMNGWLDFDRAMMESLAAFKRAGADGILTYFAPVVAERLKAGA; encoded by the coding sequence ATGAACTACGAACAGCCCCGCCGCACCGCCGTCGACATGGAACCGATCCTGGCCGGCCGCCGCATGCGGCGCAACCGCCGGACCGACTGGTCGCGCCGGCTCGTGCGCGAAACCCACCTCACCGTCGACGACCTGATCTGGCCGATCTTCGTGGTCGACGGCGAAGGCCGGCGCGATGCGGTCGCCTCCATGCCGGGCGTGTTCCGCCATTCCGTCGATCTGGCCGTCGCCGAGGCCGAGAAGGCCGCCCGGCTCGGCATCCCGGTCCTGGCGCTGTTCCCGTACACGGATCCCGACCTGCGCGACGAGAACGGGTCCGAGGCCCTCAACCCGGAAAACCTTGTCTGCCGGGCGCTGCGCGCCATCAAGGCGGCGGTCCCGTCGATCGGCCTGATGACCGACGTGGCGCTCGATCCCTATACCAGCCACGGCCATGACGGCCTGCTCGCCGGCGACACCATTCTCAACGACGAGACCGTCGCCCAGTTGGTGCACCAGTCGATCGTCCAGGCCGAGGCCGGCGCCGACATCATCGGCCCGTCCGACATGATGGACGGCCGCATCGGTGCCATCCGCGCCGGGCTCGACCGCGCCGGGCACATGGACGTTCAGATCATGGCCTATACGGCCAAGTATGCCTCGGCCTTCTACGGGCCGTTCCGCGATGCGGTCGGCACCAACAAGACGCTGCGCGGCGACAAGCGCACCTACCAGATGGATCCCGGCAATTCCGACGAGGCGATCCGCGAGGCCGAACTCGACCTCGCCGAGGGCGCCGACATGATCATGGTCAAGCCGGGCATGCCCTATCTCGACATCGTGCGGCGCCTGTCGGAGACCTTCGCGGTGCCGACCTTCGCCTACCAGGTCTCCGGCGAATACGCGATGATCCATGCCGCCGCGATGAACGGCTGGCTCGATTTCGACCGGGCCATGATGGAGAGCCTGGCCGCCTTCAAGCGCGCCGGGGCCGACGGCATCCTGACCTACTTCGCGCCGGTGGTCGCCGAAAGGCTGAAGGCCGGGGCGTGA